In Lachnospiraceae bacterium, the DNA window CTGGTAGAAGTGAAGTAATAAAAAATAAAAATTTAATTTCTGGACGGAAGTAAATATAGAAAGCAGCAGTGTATATTTTACCCGCATTTCCACATACTACCCATAAGACACACAATATGGAAACAGAGATGTTTTGTGGTATGCAGGAGGAATAAACGTTATGAAAGCTACAGGAATCGTAAGAAGGATCGATGACCTTGGACGTGTGGTGATCCCAAAGGAGATACGAAGGACATTGCGTTTGCGGGAAGGAACACCTTTAGAGATATTTACAGACCGTGAGGGGGAGATCATTTTAAAGAAATATTCCCCTATGGTGGAGCTGGCTGCTTTTGCCGGGCAGTATGCAGAAGCCATGTCCCAGGCGACTGGGCTGATCGTGTGCATCACAGACCGGGACCAGGTGATCGCTGTTTCCGGGGGAGCCAGAAAAGAGCTGCTGCAAAAGGCTATCAGCCAGAGCCTGGAACGTGTTATTAATGAACGTCAGACTATTCAGGCAGGAAAAGACGATAAAAGCTTTGTCCGTTTGGTAGATGAAGAATTAGAGGGGATTACTGCCCAGGTGGTAGCTCCTATTATCTGTGAAGGTGATGCCATTGGCGCAGTAGCCATTATGAGCCGGGAGCCAAGAGCACGGTTTGGAGAAATGGAGCTGAAGCTGGCTGCCACTGCCTGCGGATTTTTAGGGCGGCAGATGGAAAGCTGAAACAAAGCGGCATGGATAAACAATATGAGCAGAAATGAATGACAATTAATAGCAATGTAAAATCCCCCAGGTAAAACCTGGGGGATTTTAGCAAGAGAAAAAAGTTAGGTATCTAATATGAGAAAGGGCAGTCAGTCCCTTTTCATCAGATTAAAAATGTACAGAAGGTTTCAGAGAATACGCAGCAGAAGAATACAGCCACATATCCAATGAGGAATGGGATCTCTGCTTTTGCAATATCGCCCATTTTCAGGCCGGA includes these proteins:
- the spoVT gene encoding stage V sporulation protein T produces the protein MKATGIVRRIDDLGRVVIPKEIRRTLRLREGTPLEIFTDREGEIILKKYSPMVELAAFAGQYAEAMSQATGLIVCITDRDQVIAVSGGARKELLQKAISQSLERVINERQTIQAGKDDKSFVRLVDEELEGITAQVVAPIICEGDAIGAVAIMSREPRARFGEMELKLAATACGFLGRQMES